The Amycolatopsis sp. QT-25 genomic sequence GCCTACAGGCTGGGCACCGGGGGCTGGGCGGCGGCCAGCGCGGGCAGCGCGGGCAGCACCGGCGCGCAGAACTCGGAGATCATCGGGAGCTGACGCTTGAGCGCGGCGTCCGGTGAAGCGGTGATGTCCACCGTGGCCAGCGTGGAGATGTTCTTGCCGGAGTCGTCCTGGAAGCTGAGGGTGGCGAAGCCCGGCAGGTCGCCGCCGTGGCCCCAGATCGAGATGTCCTCGGCGCAGGCGCCTGCCGTCTTGAGGTTCAGCTTCATCAGGCCGAGGCCGTACTCCATGCCGCCACCCACCGGGACCGTCTTCTTCATCTGCGCGAGCAGCTCCGCGGGCAGCAGACGCCCGCCGAACAGCGCCTCGAAAAAGCGGTTGAGGTCCTTGCCCGAGGACACCATGCCGCCCGCGCCGAAGTAACGCGAGTAGTTGTAGGTGGTGACGTCGGTGAGGCCACGCGGCGCGTCGTACAGCTGCTCGTAACCACGGGCGGCCGGGCGGATCAGGAACGGGAAGTCACGGGGGAGCGAGGTGTCGCGCAGGTGCAGCGGCCCGGTGACGCGCTCGGCGAGCGCGCATTCCAGCGGCTTCCGGGTGATCTTCTCGACCAGCAGACCGAGGACGTTGTAGCCGGTGTTCGAGTACGCCCAGCTCGTGCCGGGTTCGAACTGCAGCGGCTGCTTCGACACGCTCAGGCGGATCTGGTCGTCGCTGTCGAAATGCGCGAAGCGTTCGGTGTC encodes the following:
- a CDS encoding serine hydrolase domain-containing protein, translating into MRRSIVAIACAALLSVTAFPAAAAGKTDPRQTAMDAAIAAGIPGMVAVSDGFRGVSGVADIDRPGKPDASGRWRIASVSKVFVATLVLQLVAEKRVGLDEPVRRYLPGLLPYPEPITVRQLLQHTSGLPRDLATEDTWASGPEVDTERFAHFDSDDQIRLSVSKQPLQFEPGTSWAYSNTGYNVLGLLVEKITRKPLECALAERVTGPLHLRDTSLPRDFPFLIRPAARGYEQLYDAPRGLTDVTTYNYSRYFGAGGMVSSGKDLNRFFEALFGGRLLPAELLAQMKKTVPVGGGMEYGLGLMKLNLKTAGACAEDISIWGHGGDLPGFATLSFQDDSGKNISTLATVDITASPDAALKRQLPMISEFCAPVLPALPALAAAQPPVPSL